A genomic window from Silene latifolia isolate original U9 population chromosome Y, ASM4854445v1, whole genome shotgun sequence includes:
- the LOC141631835 gene encoding uncharacterized protein LOC141631835, which produces MPPSPKVQWRYACWNSLNLPKTSFIYWASRLQRLLTRDRIIRMGFGQNDTCFLCADAPETHSHLFYNCDFSTKCIRVLRQRLRISFPPQSFDHWYASGRGRSKLQHKFVCACFVSLTYEIWHARNIARLHGQIVRPEFLVPNLVNSIKQRWSKRNHHTLKQSDQGWIDSVGN; this is translated from the coding sequence ATGCCACCAAGTCCTAAAGTTCAGTGGAGGTATGCGTGCTGGAATAGCCTGAACCTGCCTAAAACTTCCTTTATATATTGGGCAAGCAGACTTCAGAGGCTCTTGACTCGTGACAGGATCATCAGAATGGGTTTTGGACAGAATGACACATGCTTTCTGTGTGCAGATGCCCCTGAAACTCATAGCCATCTTTTCTATAATTGTGACTTCAGTACCAAGTGCATCAGAGTGTTGCGACAGAGACTGAGAATTAGCTTTCCTCCGCAGTCCTTTGATCATTGGTATGCTTCTGGTAGAGGAAGGAGTAAATTGCAGCATAAGTTTGTTTGTGCTTGCTTTGTTAGCCTCACTTATGAGATATGGCATGCTAGGAATATAGCAAGGCTACATGGGCAGATTGTTAGACctgagtttcttgttcctaatctTGTCAATAGCATCAAGCAACGATGGAGCAAGAGGAATCATCATACTTTGAAGCAGAGTGACCAAGGCTGGATAGATAGTGTAGGAAATTAG